The following are encoded together in the Paraburkholderia sp. BL10I2N1 genome:
- a CDS encoding glycine zipper 2TM domain-containing protein — MNTNVTSNMPPRGRIHPLVAGAAVAVILASATGIAAMTGMLPTSRAITAPTTQAVPAAAPVASAPAISPQPYVEQRGTQEAPAQPRVHHHRSAQIEQAPRYANNDTYQSQAQPAPRPVAVDPNAGEVVAVNAVQEPEPTTGLGAVGGAVAGGLLGNQVGGGRGRVLATIAGAVGGGLAGNGIEHAVRKATTYQVQVRMQDGSYRNFTYPTQPTVQVGERVHVSGDSLTAS, encoded by the coding sequence ATGAACACGAACGTCACCTCGAACATGCCGCCGCGCGGTCGCATTCATCCCCTGGTCGCGGGTGCGGCGGTCGCCGTTATCCTCGCCAGTGCGACCGGCATCGCGGCGATGACCGGAATGCTGCCCACTTCACGAGCTATTACGGCGCCCACGACGCAAGCTGTACCGGCCGCCGCCCCAGTCGCCAGCGCGCCGGCAATTTCGCCGCAACCCTACGTTGAACAACGCGGGACGCAGGAGGCGCCGGCCCAGCCGCGCGTCCATCATCACCGTAGCGCTCAGATTGAGCAGGCTCCGAGGTACGCGAACAACGATACCTATCAAAGTCAGGCTCAACCCGCTCCAAGGCCAGTAGCAGTTGACCCGAATGCCGGGGAAGTTGTCGCCGTCAACGCAGTCCAGGAACCCGAGCCGACGACGGGGCTCGGTGCCGTAGGCGGCGCTGTCGCTGGCGGGCTGTTGGGAAACCAGGTCGGTGGAGGACGCGGTCGTGTTCTGGCAACGATTGCTGGTGCCGTCGGTGGCGGGCTTGCCGGCAATGGTATAGAGCATGCGGTGCGCAAGGCGACGACCTATCAGGTGCAGGTCAGAATGCAGGACGGCAGCTACCGGAATTTCACGTACCCGACGCAGCCGACGGTCCAGGTCGGCGAACGCGTCCATGTCTCGGGCGACTCCCTGACCGCGTCGTAA
- a CDS encoding metalloregulator ArsR/SmtB family transcription factor produces the protein MRKKSAPIDLSVMQASAENACALLKVLANPDRLLLMCQLSQGESCVSDLEEQLGIRQPTLSQQLGVLRDNELVATRREGKSIFYSVASKEAIAVMNVLYDQFCAQ, from the coding sequence ATGAGGAAGAAGTCCGCCCCAATCGATCTCTCGGTGATGCAGGCCTCTGCAGAGAACGCTTGTGCGCTGCTAAAGGTGCTGGCCAATCCCGACCGGTTGCTGCTGATGTGCCAGTTATCCCAGGGCGAGTCGTGTGTGAGCGATCTGGAAGAGCAGTTGGGGATACGTCAGCCCACACTCTCCCAGCAACTCGGCGTACTTCGCGATAACGAACTCGTGGCGACACGGCGAGAGGGAAAGAGCATCTTTTATTCCGTCGCGAGCAAGGAAGCGATTGCGGTCATGAACGTGCTGTACGACCAGTTTTGCGCCCAATGA
- a CDS encoding YeeE/YedE family protein, which yields MSIDIASLTPGLSLTGGLVIGVAAAVLVLFNGRIAGISGILGGLLGAPQKDAGWRVAFLAGLIGAAVLASLVGSPIAPDIQAGWTEILVAGFLVGVGTRYASGCTSGHGVCGISRGAIRSLVATATFMTSGFLTVFVSRHLLGG from the coding sequence ATGTCGATTGATATCGCGAGTCTCACGCCGGGCCTGTCATTGACTGGCGGCCTGGTGATTGGCGTCGCCGCTGCTGTGCTTGTCTTGTTCAACGGACGTATAGCTGGTATCAGCGGCATTCTCGGTGGCCTGCTAGGCGCGCCGCAGAAAGATGCGGGATGGCGTGTCGCTTTTCTTGCAGGGCTAATTGGAGCAGCTGTGCTGGCAAGTCTGGTCGGCAGCCCGATAGCGCCTGATATCCAGGCTGGGTGGACCGAAATACTTGTCGCGGGATTTCTGGTTGGCGTCGGCACGCGTTACGCGAGCGGTTGCACGAGCGGCCATGGTGTCTGTGGCATCTCGCGGGGGGCCATCCGGTCGCTTGTTGCGACGGCGACATTCATGACAAGCGGTTTTCTGACCGTGTTCGTGTCCAGACAT